In bacterium, a single window of DNA contains:
- a CDS encoding DUF4126 family protein: MKTLALLGTVTGIALFAGIRLYATVLTVGLCLRFGLLHLSRKLASLR, from the coding sequence ATGAAGACTCTTGCGCTCCTTGGAACAGTGACAGGGATCGCGCTCTTTGCCGGAATCCGTCTCTACGCGACAGTCCTCACGGTCGGGCTTTGCCTTCGTTTCGGGCTGCTCCACCTGTCGCGGAAACTCGCCTCCCTTCGGTAG
- a CDS encoding DUF2703 domain-containing protein: MLGNKRQSIGLLVLLVLSACCAIPARGAIGGEQMNVLQIRWIRLVDEKGRTCDRCGTTETAVEEAVNKLKGSLKGLGIDVTLEKSAISPSEFSKDTLQSNRIWINGKPIEEWLWATSGQSKCCTVCGESDCRTVTVGGKTYEAIPSELIVKAGLHAAAELLHDKPVSPCCPPAEPPKKGPGCCPPSSPLRTK, translated from the coding sequence ATGTTAGGAAACAAGAGACAGTCCATCGGCTTGCTGGTTCTCCTTGTGCTGTCGGCGTGTTGCGCTATCCCGGCGAGGGGCGCGATTGGGGGTGAGCAGATGAATGTATTACAGATTCGCTGGATACGCCTTGTGGATGAGAAGGGTCGGACGTGTGATCGCTGCGGCACGACCGAAACGGCGGTGGAGGAGGCGGTCAATAAACTCAAAGGCTCGCTGAAGGGACTGGGCATCGACGTGACGCTGGAAAAGAGCGCCATCAGTCCTTCGGAATTCTCGAAGGACACTCTTCAGTCGAATCGCATCTGGATTAATGGAAAACCGATCGAGGAGTGGCTCTGGGCCACGAGCGGCCAAAGCAAGTGCTGCACCGTTTGCGGGGAGTCGGATTGCAGGACCGTTACGGTCGGCGGTAAAACCTATGAGGCGATTCCTTCTGAACTGATCGTCAAGGCAGGACTCCATGCGGCTGCCGAGTTACTCCACGACAAACCCGTTAGCCCGTGCTGTCCACCTGCAGAACCGCCGAAAAAGGGTCCGGGGTGTTGCCCGCCATCCTCGCCGCTTCGTACCAAGTAA
- a CDS encoding cupin domain-containing protein, producing MSVFELRVPAGQKLPAPSHKNDAYEETLYGIEGVLTWTVDGTPIKVGPGQALCIPRGAAHRFDNLGREDVKLLVVISPAIMGPAYFREAAEVINAAGGPPDRQKMTEIMRRHGMTVIVPPPSR from the coding sequence ATGTCCGTATTCGAGCTGCGCGTCCCCGCCGGACAGAAGTTGCCGGCGCCATCCCACAAGAACGACGCCTACGAGGAGACCCTCTATGGCATCGAGGGGGTCCTCACCTGGACGGTTGACGGCACGCCCATCAAGGTTGGTCCCGGGCAGGCACTGTGCATCCCAAGGGGCGCGGCGCACCGCTTCGACAACCTCGGCAGGGAGGATGTGAAACTGCTCGTCGTCATATCTCCGGCGATCATGGGCCCCGCGTACTTCCGAGAGGCCGCCGAAGTGATCAATGCCGCCGGCGGTCCACCCGACCGCCAGAAAATGACGGAGATCATGCGGCGTCACGGGATGACGGTGATCGTACCCCCGCCTTCCAGGTAG
- the rsgA gene encoding ribosome small subunit-dependent GTPase A: protein MYPLSALGYCPFFEEQLTRSEHPLSLPARIAAEHRGAYEVWSASGAGLARLAGKLRTQLEDRGLPAVGDWVTLKDAPGPDRTTIIDHVLARRTVFSRGAAGREGRTQVVAANVDLVFAVCGLDADFNVHRIERYLARIWASGAQPAVILNKADLCEDTAARMDEVRDHCPAVPVHATSALRSEGLDAIRASIRDGLTAAFVGSSGAGKSTLINALLGEEVMPTGEVRARDGRGQHVTTHRQLVMLTGGGLLLDTPGMRELQLVDEDGIDSVFEEITELSGRCRFRDCRHETEPGCAVKEAIESGDLSADRLEHYRKLVLEAQANELRHNEKLRRQSERVWGQLYDEAARLRRWKGRLDR from the coding sequence GTGTACCCGTTGTCTGCCCTGGGCTATTGCCCGTTTTTCGAAGAACAACTGACGCGCTCGGAACACCCCCTCTCCTTGCCCGCCAGGATTGCCGCCGAACACCGCGGCGCGTATGAGGTCTGGTCCGCATCCGGTGCCGGTCTCGCCCGGCTTGCCGGGAAACTCCGCACGCAGCTCGAGGATCGGGGACTCCCTGCCGTCGGCGATTGGGTCACCCTCAAGGACGCACCGGGCCCGGATCGCACCACCATCATCGACCACGTGCTCGCCAGGCGCACGGTGTTCTCCCGCGGAGCCGCCGGACGCGAGGGACGCACCCAGGTTGTCGCCGCCAATGTCGATCTCGTGTTCGCCGTCTGCGGCCTTGATGCGGACTTCAACGTTCACAGGATCGAGCGCTACCTCGCCAGGATCTGGGCGAGCGGCGCCCAACCCGCGGTGATCCTCAACAAGGCCGACCTCTGCGAGGACACCGCCGCGCGCATGGACGAGGTCCGGGACCACTGTCCCGCGGTGCCGGTCCACGCGACCAGCGCTCTCCGGTCGGAGGGCCTCGACGCGATTCGGGCGAGCATCCGCGACGGTTTGACGGCGGCCTTCGTCGGCTCCTCCGGGGCAGGGAAATCCACCCTGATCAACGCCTTGCTCGGCGAAGAGGTGATGCCCACCGGCGAGGTTCGCGCACGCGATGGCCGCGGCCAACACGTCACGACTCACCGCCAGCTCGTAATGCTGACCGGAGGCGGACTGTTGCTCGACACGCCGGGCATGCGGGAGCTGCAGCTTGTCGACGAAGATGGGATCGACTCGGTATTCGAGGAAATCACCGAACTCTCCGGGCGATGCCGTTTCCGGGACTGCCGCCATGAGACCGAACCGGGTTGCGCCGTGAAGGAGGCGATCGAGTCGGGAGACCTCTCCGCGGATCGCCTGGAGCACTACAGGAAACTCGTACTGGAGGCTCAGGCCAACGAGCTACGTCACAACGAGAAGCTGCGTCGACAATCCGAACGGGTGTGGGGGCAACTCTACGATGAGGCCGCCCGCCTGAGGCGTTGGAAGGGGAGGCTTGACCGGTGA